A region of Dehalococcoidia bacterium DNA encodes the following proteins:
- a CDS encoding 2-oxoacid:acceptor oxidoreductase subunit alpha, translated as MWSLQICGAGRAGDGTNTSVQLLGQALKDVGAWVFIWRDEVYSNIQTRDSAFGMRAADAPIYGPDDLFDALIAFDAGALEDWTHEGRVPPVERLRAGGVLIYDSSARLEYPNTGHEIREDLVAHLREAKALRVFGAPFGQMAKDQLKNYIVRSTIAVGALAYLMAIPLSVLEGRFQRLFRDELLTINLEALALGYRYAQEHGWHAPDLALPVGTLKAGERQLIMGNEAVALGSIVAGCRFFAGYPITPASEVLEYMAEKLPQLGGVVVQADSEMAAVHHVIGASIAGCRAMTATAGPGFSLMQEAISAAGMTETPVVIVVSQRGGPATGLPTKVGQEDLNETIFGGHGDFARIVLSPTDPEDAFYLMGTAFNLAERYQCPVFVIYDQVFAQSYFTTPPLDPTRFTIDRGKLIAPWTGHWGNGTYRRYRLTRDGISPRAIPGTPGITTIYYNSNEHNEEGYITEEIAMRRAMVEKRVQKRIALIRGDPELPPPRVVGHPEASIGLIGYASTWGPAVEVVQRLLAQGRPAKLMALRTLWPFPSREVRKFVESCRVAYVVEHSAGAQLRGLVQREATGPMPRKLRSIVRYDGRPITPSYIMAAMEERKA; from the coding sequence ATGTGGTCGTTGCAGATATGTGGTGCTGGGCGGGCGGGGGATGGTACCAACACCTCCGTCCAGTTGTTAGGCCAGGCTCTGAAGGATGTGGGGGCCTGGGTCTTCATCTGGCGGGATGAGGTTTATTCCAACATACAGACGCGGGACAGCGCCTTCGGCATGCGGGCCGCCGACGCCCCCATATATGGGCCTGACGACTTGTTCGATGCGCTAATAGCCTTCGACGCCGGGGCGCTGGAGGACTGGACCCACGAGGGCAGGGTGCCACCCGTGGAGCGACTGCGGGCAGGCGGGGTCCTTATCTATGACTCGTCGGCCAGGCTGGAGTATCCCAACACCGGCCACGAGATACGGGAAGATTTAGTGGCCCACCTGCGGGAGGCCAAGGCCCTGCGCGTCTTCGGTGCCCCCTTCGGCCAGATGGCCAAGGACCAGCTCAAGAACTATATCGTGCGCAGCACCATCGCCGTGGGCGCCCTGGCTTATCTCATGGCCATACCCCTCTCCGTGCTGGAGGGGCGGTTCCAGCGCCTCTTCCGAGATGAGCTCCTGACCATAAACCTGGAGGCCCTAGCTCTTGGGTACCGCTACGCTCAGGAGCATGGCTGGCATGCGCCGGACCTGGCCCTGCCCGTGGGAACCCTCAAGGCCGGAGAACGCCAGCTCATCATGGGCAATGAGGCAGTGGCCCTAGGCTCCATCGTCGCGGGGTGCCGCTTCTTCGCCGGGTACCCCATCACCCCTGCCTCGGAGGTCTTGGAGTATATGGCCGAGAAGCTCCCCCAGCTCGGGGGGGTGGTGGTGCAGGCCGACAGCGAGATGGCTGCTGTCCACCACGTCATCGGCGCCAGCATCGCTGGCTGCCGCGCCATGACCGCCACCGCCGGCCCTGGCTTCTCCCTGATGCAGGAGGCCATATCGGCCGCTGGCATGACGGAGACGCCCGTAGTCATCGTCGTGTCACAGAGAGGAGGGCCGGCCACCGGCCTCCCCACCAAGGTGGGGCAGGAGGACCTCAACGAGACCATCTTCGGTGGCCATGGCGACTTTGCCCGCATCGTCCTCTCCCCCACCGACCCGGAGGATGCTTTCTACCTCATGGGCACAGCCTTCAACCTGGCAGAGCGCTACCAGTGCCCGGTGTTCGTCATCTACGACCAGGTCTTCGCCCAGTCCTACTTCACTACGCCGCCCCTGGACCCCACCCGCTTCACCATCGACCGCGGCAAGCTCATCGCACCTTGGACAGGGCACTGGGGCAACGGAACCTACCGTCGATACCGGCTCACGCGGGATGGCATCTCCCCCAGGGCCATCCCGGGGACGCCGGGCATCACCACCATCTACTACAACAGCAACGAGCACAACGAAGAGGGATACATCACCGAGGAGATAGCCATGCGGCGGGCCATGGTGGAGAAGAGGGTGCAGAAGCGCATAGCCCTCATAAGGGGCGACCCAGAGCTACCCCCGCCGCGGGTGGTAGGCCACCCCGAGGCCAGCATCGGGCTTATAGGTTACGCCTCCACATGGGGGCCGGCAGTGGAGGTGGTGCAGCGGCTCCTGGCCCAAGGTCGCCCGGCCAAGCTCATGGCCCTGCGCACCCTCTGGCCCTTCCCCAGCCGCGAGGTGAGGAAGTTCGTGGAGTCCTGCCGCGTGGCGTACGTGGTGGAGCACTCGGCGGGAGCCCAGCTACGGGGCCTCGTGCAGAGGGAGGCCACAGGCCCCATGCCCCGTAAGCTCCGGTCCATCGTGCGCTACGATGGGCGGCCCATAACCCCAAGCTATATCATGGCAGCTATGGAGGAGAGGAAGGCATGA
- a CDS encoding copper chaperone PCu(A)C: MKRGIIIGLFLAVAMMLGACGGGGLEPVAKVGPLEIYDPWARVALKQGAVYLAIRNTGDADDMLVAASTDVARVELHTTVMRGDQMAMEPVQGIPVRAGSWAALHPGGLHIMLMDMQRELRPGDKVNLELRFEKAGTVSITVPVRALVQGEEGGMSHY; encoded by the coding sequence GTGAAGAGAGGTATAATCATAGGCCTATTTCTGGCCGTGGCTATGATGCTGGGCGCTTGCGGTGGTGGGGGGTTGGAGCCGGTGGCCAAGGTGGGCCCCTTGGAGATATATGACCCCTGGGCTAGGGTGGCGCTAAAACAAGGGGCAGTATACTTGGCCATCCGCAACACCGGGGATGCCGACGATATGCTGGTAGCAGCCAGCACCGATGTAGCCCGCGTGGAGCTCCATACCACCGTCATGCGCGGCGATCAGATGGCTATGGAGCCGGTGCAGGGCATACCGGTGCGGGCGGGGTCCTGGGCTGCTCTCCACCCGGGCGGCCTCCACATTATGCTGATGGACATGCAACGGGAGCTGCGCCCTGGCGATAAGGTCAACTTGGAGCTGCGATTCGAGAAGGCAGGCACCGTGTCCATCACCGTGCCCGTGCGCGCCCTAGTCCAGGGCGAGGAGGGGGGTATGTCGCACTACTGA
- a CDS encoding thiamine pyrophosphate-dependent enzyme produces MTIETVARPIGQADITGPGAWWCSGCGDFGVTAAFKEVLLEVVNQLGIPLERVFVVSGIGCSSKEPEMLRVNAYHGQHGRSIPVAMGLALANPQLVIVDFGGDGDTYGIGMEHFIHACIKNVNMTLVVMNNQVYGLTKGQASPTGHLGLKTSSTPYGKAIRPVNPLKLAIAAGAAFVARGVSWRKKELAQLMRQAILTKGFALVDVFSPCVTYHREPGYRGSGAIVDWYRLNYVLDIKEAWERMRDQVFTEEERKRLPADYDPTDPEAALMALRLIEAAAKMGREVTGLLLIDESAPTMAEALGIPAERPPALADISVEANVATYRQWLQELT; encoded by the coding sequence ATGACTATCGAGACCGTCGCCCGTCCCATAGGTCAGGCCGACATCACCGGCCCCGGTGCGTGGTGGTGTAGCGGTTGCGGCGACTTCGGCGTCACCGCCGCCTTTAAAGAGGTGCTCCTTGAGGTGGTCAATCAACTGGGCATCCCTCTGGAGAGGGTGTTCGTGGTCTCGGGCATAGGCTGCTCCAGCAAGGAGCCGGAGATGCTGCGGGTCAACGCCTATCATGGCCAGCATGGGCGCTCCATCCCCGTGGCCATGGGCCTGGCCCTGGCCAACCCGCAGCTGGTCATCGTGGACTTCGGTGGCGATGGCGACACCTATGGCATCGGCATGGAGCACTTCATTCACGCCTGCATCAAGAACGTCAACATGACTTTGGTGGTCATGAACAACCAGGTCTATGGGCTCACCAAGGGACAGGCCTCCCCCACCGGCCACCTGGGCCTTAAGACCAGCTCCACCCCGTATGGCAAGGCCATCCGCCCCGTTAACCCCCTCAAGCTGGCCATCGCTGCGGGGGCCGCCTTCGTGGCGCGGGGCGTCTCCTGGAGGAAGAAGGAGCTGGCCCAACTCATGCGCCAGGCCATCCTCACCAAGGGGTTCGCCCTGGTAGACGTCTTCTCCCCATGCGTCACTTACCACCGGGAGCCGGGCTACCGGGGCAGCGGGGCCATCGTCGACTGGTACCGCCTCAACTACGTCCTGGACATCAAAGAGGCATGGGAACGTATGCGGGACCAGGTGTTCACCGAGGAGGAGAGGAAGCGCCTCCCCGCCGACTACGACCCCACGGACCCGGAGGCTGCCCTCATGGCCCTACGCCTCATCGAGGCCGCAGCCAAGATGGGTCGCGAGGTGACGGGCCTCCTCCTCATCGATGAGTCGGCCCCCACCATGGCAGAGGCCCTGGGCATCCCAGCTGAGCGGCCTCCCGCCCTGGCCGACATATCCGTGGAGGCCAACGTGGCTACCTATCGCCAGTGGCTGCAAGAGCTCACCTGA
- a CDS encoding alpha/beta family hydrolase, whose translation MEERAVAIPCGDITLEGIAHVPQVRPLGTVVVCHPHPLYGGDMDNHVVVATCQALAGAGMVALRFNFRGTGRSGGLHQQGVGEQEDVLAAADVAQRLAEGAPLGLAGYSFGAAVAAAAAPRLQGLKALALIAPPVGMVDVASLVALGAPVFIVGGERDPFAPPRALEEWARELGERCELVVVPGADHFWALGFAPVAARLAAFMRRCLTGAGRP comes from the coding sequence GTGGAAGAGCGGGCGGTAGCCATCCCGTGCGGCGACATCACCCTAGAGGGTATAGCGCACGTCCCGCAGGTCCGGCCCCTGGGGACGGTGGTAGTCTGCCACCCACACCCCCTATATGGAGGGGATATGGACAACCATGTAGTGGTGGCCACCTGCCAGGCCTTGGCAGGGGCGGGGATGGTGGCCCTGCGCTTCAACTTCCGCGGGACAGGGCGCAGCGGTGGCCTTCATCAACAGGGGGTGGGGGAGCAAGAGGACGTGCTGGCGGCGGCAGATGTGGCCCAGCGCCTGGCGGAGGGGGCGCCGCTGGGGCTTGCCGGCTATTCCTTCGGAGCGGCGGTGGCGGCGGCGGCCGCCCCCCGCCTCCAGGGACTGAAGGCCCTGGCCCTGATCGCCCCACCGGTAGGCATGGTGGACGTGGCATCCCTGGTAGCCCTAGGCGCGCCTGTCTTCATCGTTGGGGGGGAGAGGGACCCCTTTGCTCCTCCCCGGGCGCTGGAGGAGTGGGCGCGGGAGCTGGGGGAGAGGTGTGAGCTCGTGGTGGTGCCTGGGGCCGACCACTTCTGGGCGTTAGGGTTTGCCCCCGTGGCTGCCCGCTTGGCGGCCTTCATGCGGCGCTGCCTGACGGGGGCCGGGAGGCCATGA
- a CDS encoding phosphatase PAP2 family protein, whose translation MRGRYFAFVGVVWAMGLGMALALTVLAARITPLPGDGAVLRWLQRQPLPGQLASEVIRTITTTQVVLATGGVMVAALAIMGRKRQAIALLCLLVALPLLQWGLKEGVDRPRPGPPLAELRASYTSPSFPAGHVMSPTALYIYLLGLAIGGMWPGLVRGVTVVWSALLIPLSGPPNVWLGVHWPSDVLGGWAWGLVLALPALAYGITGKAHHLMNGYLLPMGVLTVKLGGDGGGPCG comes from the coding sequence TTGAGGGGTAGGTATTTCGCCTTCGTTGGGGTCGTCTGGGCCATGGGCCTGGGGATGGCCCTGGCGCTGACGGTGCTGGCTGCCCGCATCACTCCGCTTCCCGGCGATGGGGCGGTGTTGCGCTGGCTTCAACGTCAGCCCTTGCCCGGCCAGTTGGCCTCTGAGGTTATAAGGACCATAACTACCACCCAGGTGGTGTTGGCCACAGGCGGGGTGATGGTGGCGGCGTTAGCCATCATGGGGCGGAAGCGGCAGGCCATCGCCCTACTGTGCCTGCTCGTGGCCCTGCCCCTCCTGCAGTGGGGGCTGAAGGAGGGGGTGGACAGGCCCCGGCCAGGCCCTCCCCTGGCCGAGCTGCGGGCCTCCTACACGAGCCCCAGCTTCCCCGCAGGCCACGTCATGAGCCCCACCGCCCTTTATATCTATCTCTTGGGCCTGGCCATAGGAGGTATGTGGCCGGGGCTGGTGAGAGGTGTGACCGTGGTGTGGTCCGCCCTCCTCATCCCCCTATCGGGCCCTCCCAACGTGTGGTTGGGCGTCCACTGGCCTAGCGACGTCCTGGGGGGGTGGGCCTGGGGTCTTGTCCTCGCCCTCCCTGCCTTGGCATATGGCATAACAGGTAAGGCGCATCATCTCATGAATGGATACCTCTTGCCAATGGGGGTGTTGACGGTTAAGCTAGGAGGGGATGGAGGGGGGCCATGCGGATAG
- the lpdA gene encoding dihydrolipoyl dehydrogenase has product MVQGSFDLVVIGGGVAGYTAAISAIRHGLRPLLVEEGEVGGVCLHRGCIPTKALLEGASALAAAQRWGFLCEPPNAIWDRLQQAKERAVAQAHRDLLRLLEKHRVPVARARARLLGQKRVALSDGRQVEARWVVLATGSRPRQLPGLPIDGRRILTSDHLLSLPSPPSDLLIVGGGAVGLEFASLFLDLGVRVTLVEVMPRLLPSEDEEVSQVLRRALERRGAQVFTEANLVPEATIPKEEGVEVTVEVKGEPRRLKVSHVLVAVGRVGNVEDLGLESTAVQVKGGFIAVDDGLRTAQGDVYAIGDVAGAPLLAHKAAAEAAAAVADMVGVHQKPLDRRCIPRVVYTRPQVAAVGLTVEEAVRTGLHVRARRLSLRINAMAALRGEQEGFIKLVYDADTGQVLGVHTLGPQAEELIGEAALAMEAGIHVQQWAQVVHPHPSIAETLGEVVRMAHGSSILL; this is encoded by the coding sequence ATGGTGCAGGGTTCCTTCGACCTGGTGGTCATTGGCGGCGGGGTGGCCGGCTATACGGCGGCCATCTCTGCCATCCGTCACGGCCTACGCCCCCTACTGGTGGAGGAAGGGGAGGTGGGGGGCGTCTGCCTCCACCGGGGATGCATACCCACCAAGGCCCTGTTGGAGGGGGCTAGCGCCCTTGCCGCCGCCCAACGCTGGGGATTCCTCTGCGAGCCACCCAACGCGATATGGGACCGACTCCAACAGGCCAAGGAGCGGGCGGTGGCCCAGGCCCACCGCGACCTCCTGCGCCTGCTGGAGAAGCACCGCGTGCCCGTGGCCAGAGCCAGGGCCCGCCTGCTGGGGCAAAAGCGCGTGGCCCTTAGCGACGGGCGCCAAGTGGAGGCGAGGTGGGTCGTTCTGGCCACTGGATCCCGACCGCGTCAGCTCCCAGGCCTCCCCATCGATGGGCGCCGTATCCTCACCAGCGACCACCTTTTATCCCTCCCCTCGCCCCCCTCTGATCTCCTCATCGTCGGAGGTGGGGCGGTGGGGCTGGAGTTCGCCTCTCTCTTCCTAGACCTGGGGGTACGGGTGACGTTGGTGGAGGTCATGCCCCGTCTCCTGCCATCGGAGGACGAAGAGGTCTCCCAGGTACTCAGACGGGCCTTAGAGCGAAGGGGCGCCCAGGTCTTCACGGAGGCCAACCTGGTGCCAGAGGCCACCATCCCGAAAGAGGAGGGGGTGGAGGTAACGGTGGAGGTAAAGGGGGAGCCACGGCGCCTAAAGGTGAGCCATGTCTTGGTGGCTGTGGGGCGCGTGGGCAACGTGGAGGACCTGGGCCTGGAGTCCACTGCTGTGCAGGTGAAGGGGGGCTTCATAGCCGTGGACGATGGGCTACGCACAGCCCAGGGAGACGTCTACGCCATCGGCGATGTGGCAGGGGCCCCCCTGCTGGCCCATAAGGCGGCAGCAGAGGCGGCGGCAGCTGTAGCTGATATGGTGGGTGTTCATCAAAAGCCTTTGGACCGCCGCTGCATCCCCCGCGTGGTCTACACGCGCCCCCAGGTGGCTGCTGTGGGCCTCACTGTGGAGGAGGCCGTCCGCACCGGTCTGCACGTGCGCGCCAGGCGCCTCTCGTTGCGTATCAACGCCATGGCCGCCCTGCGCGGGGAGCAGGAGGGGTTCATAAAGCTGGTGTACGATGCCGACACAGGGCAGGTGTTGGGGGTACATACCCTGGGCCCCCAGGCAGAGGAGCTCATCGGCGAGGCCGCCCTGGCCATGGAGGCAGGCATCCATGTCCAGCAGTGGGCCCAGGTGGTCCATCCCCATCCCTCCATCGCCGAGACCCTGGGCGAGGTGGTGCGCATGGCCCACGGCTCCAGCATCCTCCTCTGA
- a CDS encoding TetR/AcrR family transcriptional regulator: MGEQGRADRGGSATRRQILEASLRLFSQRGFTRTTVRDIARHVGITDAAIYYHFSSKRELLEALVEEKGFISHLQNLEQLAPTASLRECLAIVARRAVEIMDSHRDFLRLIVLEGLAGDEAMGDQYRRLVDRWERALSVVLGRFQERGELGDADPARLSRQIISLILGAFLDSLMRRPPQEDAEERRRALASLVVEAIGALLAGLR, translated from the coding sequence GTGGGGGAGCAAGGACGAGCTGACAGGGGCGGCTCTGCCACCCGTAGGCAGATCCTGGAGGCTTCATTACGCCTTTTCTCCCAAAGGGGGTTCACGCGTACCACCGTAAGGGACATCGCCCGCCACGTGGGCATCACCGACGCCGCCATCTACTATCACTTCTCCTCCAAAAGGGAGCTTCTGGAGGCCCTGGTGGAGGAGAAGGGGTTCATAAGCCATCTGCAGAACCTGGAGCAGTTAGCACCCACGGCATCCTTGAGGGAGTGTTTGGCCATCGTGGCCCGGCGGGCGGTGGAGATCATGGATAGCCACCGCGATTTTCTCCGCCTCATCGTCCTCGAAGGGTTGGCCGGGGACGAGGCCATGGGCGACCAGTATCGGCGCCTGGTGGACAGATGGGAGAGGGCCCTCAGCGTCGTCCTGGGTAGGTTCCAGGAGCGGGGAGAGCTGGGCGATGCCGACCCTGCCCGTCTATCGCGCCAGATCATCTCCCTCATCTTGGGGGCCTTTTTAGACTCTCTCATGCGGCGTCCACCTCAGGAGGATGCCGAGGAGAGGCGCCGCGCTCTGGCCTCCCTGGTGGTGGAAGCTATCGGTGCCCTTCTGGCGGGCCTGCGTTGA
- a CDS encoding NTPase: MPAVLLTGPPGCGKTTLVMRVVEALGVPAGGFYTEEVRRAGKRWGFRLVTLDGREALLASVDLKGPRRVSRYGVALEALEEVGVAAVLEAARQGHLVVVDEIGKMELLSPLFRQAILSVLQGGHPVLGTVMLTSHPFADAIKGRPDVRLFLVTREGREGVFRQALEATRDMLRSRPRLT; this comes from the coding sequence ATGCCTGCTGTCCTCCTCACTGGCCCCCCAGGATGTGGCAAGACCACCCTCGTCATGAGGGTGGTGGAGGCCCTGGGGGTGCCAGCGGGCGGCTTTTACACGGAGGAGGTGCGCCGCGCCGGCAAGCGTTGGGGTTTTCGCTTGGTGACCCTGGACGGGCGGGAGGCCCTATTGGCTTCGGTGGACTTGAAGGGGCCCCGCCGCGTCTCTCGTTATGGGGTGGCCCTGGAGGCCCTTGAGGAAGTTGGTGTCGCTGCTGTGCTGGAGGCGGCCCGCCAAGGGCATCTGGTGGTGGTGGACGAAATCGGCAAAATGGAGCTCCTGTCCCCCCTCTTTCGGCAGGCGATCCTCTCTGTCCTGCAGGGAGGGCATCCTGTGCTGGGGACGGTGATGTTGACGTCCCATCCATTTGCCGATGCCATCAAGGGGCGGCCGGACGTCCGCCTCTTCCTGGTCACCCGTGAAGGCAGGGAGGGGGTGTTCCGTCAGGCCCTGGAGGCGACACGGGATATGCTCCGCTCGCGGCCTCGTTTGACTTGA
- the tal gene encoding transaldolase codes for MMNPGEVLRRLGQSLWYDNIHRGLLESGELERLVRDYGIRGVTTNPTIFDKAISEGHHYDRQIEALASQGLTDEEIYTELVVHDVRWAADVLRPVYDASQGEDGYVSVEVSPALAYDAKGTVAAVESLWQRIDRPNVMIKIPGTREGLLAVEQCLRQGININVTLLFSVARYEEVAWAYIRAQEARLASGEPLHRVASVASFFVSRVDTLVDQELEARRGELGPEVDTLLGQAGIVNAKMAYQRFLAIVSHPRFCRLAEMGARPQRLLWASTSTKNPRYSDVMYVEGLIGPHTVNTVPQVTLEAFCHHGRAEVTLTQGVQQARAVVERLRSLGVDLEEVAVRLEAQGVELFLQSYLHTLESLARKRQLLQSGATAP; via the coding sequence ATGATGAACCCTGGCGAGGTGCTGCGTCGTCTGGGCCAGAGCCTGTGGTACGACAACATCCATCGGGGCCTGCTGGAGAGTGGGGAACTGGAACGTCTGGTGAGGGACTATGGTATCCGCGGCGTCACCACCAACCCCACCATCTTCGACAAGGCCATAAGCGAAGGCCACCATTATGACCGCCAGATAGAAGCCCTGGCCTCGCAAGGGCTGACAGACGAGGAGATATACACTGAGTTGGTGGTGCACGATGTGCGCTGGGCGGCGGACGTCCTCAGGCCGGTGTACGATGCTTCCCAAGGTGAGGACGGATACGTCTCTGTGGAGGTGTCGCCGGCCCTGGCCTATGATGCTAAGGGCACCGTGGCCGCTGTGGAGTCCCTGTGGCAGCGCATTGACCGCCCCAACGTGATGATCAAGATCCCAGGCACCCGCGAGGGGCTATTGGCGGTGGAGCAGTGCCTGCGGCAGGGGATCAACATCAACGTCACCCTCCTTTTCAGCGTCGCCCGCTATGAGGAGGTGGCCTGGGCCTACATCCGGGCGCAGGAGGCCCGCCTGGCCTCCGGCGAGCCCCTCCACCGGGTGGCCTCAGTGGCCAGCTTCTTCGTCAGCCGGGTGGACACCCTGGTGGACCAGGAGCTGGAGGCCCGCCGTGGGGAGTTGGGTCCGGAGGTAGACACCTTACTGGGGCAAGCGGGCATCGTCAACGCCAAGATGGCCTATCAGCGCTTCCTGGCCATCGTCTCGCACCCTCGGTTCTGCAGGTTGGCCGAGATGGGGGCCAGGCCCCAGAGGCTCCTTTGGGCCAGTACCAGCACCAAGAATCCCCGCTACTCGGACGTGATGTATGTGGAGGGGCTCATCGGCCCTCATACCGTTAACACCGTCCCCCAAGTAACCCTGGAGGCCTTCTGCCACCATGGCCGAGCGGAGGTCACCCTCACACAGGGCGTCCAGCAAGCGCGGGCGGTGGTAGAGCGTCTGCGCTCCCTAGGTGTGGATCTGGAAGAGGTGGCCGTTCGCCTGGAGGCCCAGGGGGTGGAGCTCTTCCTGCAGTCCTACCTACACACCCTGGAGTCTTTGGCGAGGAAGCGTCAGCTCTTGCAGTCGGGCGCTACTGCCCCTTGA
- a CDS encoding SCO family protein → MRRLVWATIALALSLALASCGGGKPSSEVIIDGTPLSKRPFLGAMLAEPWPKPDFTLADTSGRPFSFKEETQGYVTFLYFGYTYCPDVCPAHMANIASALRKLPEKVRNQVKVVMVTVDPERDTPERLRQWLDLFSPSFIGLTGTLKEINEAGRRALGARWSPPEKVPLKEGGYSVNHIGFVIAYGKDNLARVIYPFGVSVDTFLHDIRTMVEVPP, encoded by the coding sequence ATGCGGCGGCTTGTATGGGCAACCATAGCCCTGGCCTTGTCCCTGGCCCTGGCCTCTTGCGGCGGGGGGAAGCCCTCCTCCGAGGTCATCATCGACGGCACCCCTCTCTCCAAGCGCCCCTTCCTGGGCGCCATGTTGGCGGAGCCGTGGCCCAAGCCTGATTTCACTCTCGCCGACACCTCTGGCCGCCCTTTCTCCTTTAAGGAGGAGACTCAAGGCTACGTGACCTTTCTCTACTTCGGTTACACATATTGCCCGGATGTCTGCCCGGCCCATATGGCCAACATCGCCTCCGCCCTCCGCAAGCTCCCGGAGAAGGTGCGGAATCAGGTGAAGGTGGTGATGGTCACTGTGGACCCGGAGAGGGATACGCCGGAGAGGCTGCGTCAGTGGCTGGACCTGTTTAGCCCTTCCTTCATCGGGCTGACAGGTACCCTGAAGGAGATCAATGAGGCAGGCCGGCGGGCCCTCGGCGCTCGCTGGAGCCCCCCCGAGAAGGTGCCCCTAAAGGAGGGGGGCTACAGCGTTAACCATATAGGCTTCGTCATCGCCTACGGGAAGGATAACCTAGCCCGTGTCATCTACCCCTTTGGTGTGAGCGTGGACACGTTTCTGCACGACATTCGTACGATGGTGGAGGTGCCGCCATGA
- the lipA gene encoding lipoyl synthase codes for MQVRPERKPPWFKVQATMGPPFLHLKALMRNLGLHTVCEEARCPNIFQCWSERTATFMILGDVCTRRCSFCAVAHGRPRALDLLEAKRVAEAARRLGLQHVVITSVARDDLPDGGASAFAACIEECRALVPGCQVEVLIPDFQGSREALATVVKARPHVLGHNVETVPRLYARVRPGARYERSLELLRQAKAMAPDLITKSGLMVGLGETWPELRQVLHELRQAGVDIVTIGQYLRPTLHHRHLPVSRYYNPEEFEALRQEALSMGFAAAACGPLVRSSYRAHRLTQEVMASRPPSGSAA; via the coding sequence ATGCAGGTACGCCCCGAAAGGAAGCCGCCTTGGTTCAAGGTGCAGGCCACCATGGGCCCCCCGTTCCTGCACCTCAAGGCACTGATGCGGAACCTGGGGCTGCACACGGTGTGTGAAGAGGCGCGTTGCCCCAACATCTTCCAGTGCTGGAGCGAACGAACAGCCACCTTCATGATCCTGGGCGACGTGTGCACCAGGCGGTGTTCCTTCTGCGCCGTGGCCCATGGCCGGCCACGGGCCCTGGACCTACTGGAAGCCAAGCGGGTGGCGGAGGCCGCCCGCCGCTTAGGTCTCCAACATGTGGTCATCACCTCCGTCGCCCGCGACGACCTTCCCGATGGCGGGGCCTCCGCCTTCGCCGCCTGCATTGAGGAGTGCCGCGCCCTGGTGCCAGGATGCCAGGTAGAAGTGCTGATCCCGGACTTCCAGGGCTCTCGGGAGGCCCTGGCCACAGTGGTCAAGGCCAGGCCCCACGTCCTAGGCCATAACGTGGAGACGGTTCCCCGCCTTTACGCCCGCGTACGCCCAGGGGCCCGGTACGAACGCTCCCTCGAGCTGCTACGGCAGGCCAAGGCCATGGCCCCCGACCTGATCACCAAGTCCGGCCTCATGGTGGGCCTGGGGGAGACGTGGCCGGAGCTGCGCCAGGTCCTGCATGAGCTGCGACAGGCAGGGGTGGACATCGTCACCATTGGCCAATACCTGCGTCCCACCCTCCACCATCGGCACCTGCCGGTGTCCCGATATTACAACCCCGAGGAGTTCGAGGCCCTTCGTCAGGAGGCCCTTTCCATGGGCTTTGCCGCTGCCGCATGCGGCCCCTTGGTGCGCTCATCCTACCGTGCCCACCGCCTGACCCAAGAGGTCATGGCCTCCCGGCCCCCGTCAGGCAGCGCCGCATGA
- the rpiB gene encoding ribose 5-phosphate isomerase B, with protein sequence MRIAVAADHAGFHLKQIIVDELQREGHHVLDLGTFSNESVDYPDYARAVGEAIQRGEAERGIVICGSGVGASIAANKLRGIRAAVCHDIYSARQGVEHDDMNVLCLGSRVVGPALAVELVRAFVSARFSEDERYRRRLAKVVALEEASCQRGRVGS encoded by the coding sequence ATGCGGATAGCGGTAGCAGCTGATCACGCTGGCTTTCATCTCAAGCAGATCATAGTGGACGAGCTGCAGAGGGAGGGGCACCACGTCCTGGACCTGGGGACCTTTTCCAACGAGTCGGTGGACTATCCCGATTATGCGCGGGCGGTAGGGGAGGCCATACAGCGGGGGGAGGCGGAGCGGGGCATCGTCATCTGCGGCAGCGGCGTGGGGGCCAGCATCGCTGCCAACAAGCTACGGGGCATCCGGGCCGCCGTCTGCCACGACATCTACTCCGCCCGCCAAGGCGTGGAGCACGATGACATGAACGTCCTCTGTCTGGGGTCGCGCGTGGTGGGGCCCGCCCTGGCTGTGGAGCTGGTGCGGGCCTTCGTTAGCGCCCGTTTCAGTGAGGACGAGCGGTACCGCCGCCGCCTGGCCAAGGTAGTAGCGCTTGAAGAGGCATCGTGCCAGCGGGGGAGGGTGGGCTCATGA